DNA sequence from the Gemmatimonadales bacterium genome:
CGCTCACGATCAATCACGTCCCCGTCACCGTCGTCGGGGTCACGCCACCGGGCTTCCACGGCGAGGTGGTGGGCCGCATGACCGATATCTGGATGCCGCTCACGATGCAGCCGGCGCTCGCGAAGCAGGACTGGCTGGCCGCGCCCAACCAGAGCTGGCTGCTGCTGGTCGGCCGTCGCTCTCCCGACGTCACCCTGGCGCAGGTGCGGGCCGCGTATCCGACGATCGTCCGCCGCGCGCTCGCCGCATCGGACCCGTCCGCCGCCGCGGCCGCCGGCCTCGCGGAGCAGGAGGTCTCGGTCGACGCGGGCGCGCGCGGGCTGTCACCCATCCGGGAGCTCTACGCCGAGCCGCTGGCGACGCTCATGGCCGCGGTCTGCCTCGTGCTGCTCGTCGTCTGCGCCAACGTGGCCAACCTGCTCCTCGCCCGCGGCGCCGCGCGCGAGCGCGAGCTCAGCGTCCGGATGGCGCTCGGCGCCGGCCGGGTCCGCCTGGTACGACAGCTCCTGACCGAGAGTCTGATCCTGAGCACCCTCGGCGGCGCCGCGGGGCTGCTACTAGCGATCTGGGGCAGTGAAGCCCTCCTCAAGCTCGCCGCCAACGGCGCCGGCGCGATCCCGCTCGACGTTCGGATGGACTGGCGCGTGCTTGGCTTCACCGCTCTGGTGACGGGCGTAACCGCCGTTCTCTTCGGCCTGGCGCCGGCGCTCCGGGCGACGCGGGTCGAGCTGGGGACCAGTCTGCGCGCCGGTGGCCGCGGGACCACGGGCGGCCTGCTCGGCGGGCCGGGCCGGATCGGCGCCGGCAAGCTGCTCGTGGTGCTCCAGGTGGCGCTCTCGGTCATCCTGCTGGTCGGAACCGGCATGCTGATCCGGAGCACGCGCGCGCTCACGAACGTCGACCCGGGACTGGCGCGCGACCGGCTGCTCATCGTGACCGTGGACGCGGCGCCCACCGGCCTCGAGGGGGAGCGGCTCGCCCAGCTGGCTCGGGTGCTGCTCGAAAGGGTCCGCTCCATCCCCGGCGTGGCCGCGGCAACCTTCTCGGAGAACGGGATCTTCAGCGGGACCGAGTCGGCCGTCACCTTTCAGGTAGCCGGGTTCACCCCGCGCACGGAGGACGATACCACGGCCAACTACGACCGGGTCGGCCCGGGCTACGTCACGGCCGTCGGTGCCCGGCTCCTTGCCGGCCGTGACTTCACCGATCGCGACGACGAGCGCGCGCCGCGCGTGGCTATGGTCAACGCGACCATGGCCGCCTTCTACTTCCCGCACGGCGAGGCGATCGGCCGCCGCATCCGCGTGGACAGCGCCGACTACGAGATCGTCGGCGTCGTGGCCGACACCAAGGACCATCAGCTGCGCCAGGTTCCCGCCCGCCGGATGTATCTGCCGGCGTACCAGGTTGCGCCAATGCCGCTGGAATTCAACTTCGAATTGCGAGCGACCGGCGACCCGGCCCAGCTCGCGGCCACGGTGCAGCGGGAGCTGTCGTCCGTCAACGCCTCGCTGCTGGTGCTCAACAACGACCCGCTCACGACGCTGATGCGCCAGTCAATCAGCCAGGATCTCCTGGTGGCCCGGGTGGCCAGTTTCTTCGGCGCGCTCGCGCTGGGGCTGGCCGCGCTGGGGTTGTACGGGGTCACGATGTACGCGACCCTGCGCCGGACGGGTGAGTTCGGGCTGCGCATGGCGCTGGGTGCCGACGGCGCGCGGGTGCGGGCCATGGTCCTGAGGGAGGCGCTCACTCTGGTGGCCGGCGGAACCCTGGTTGGCGTGCCGCTCGCGCTCTTGGCATCGCGCCTGCTGCGGAACCAACTGTACGGGGTCGAGCCGATCGACCTGCCCTCCATCGCGGCCGCCCTGGGCGTGCTGGCGGTGTGCGCGGCGATCGCCGGATACCTGCCTGCGGCTCGGGCCGCGCGGGTCGGTCCGCTGGAGGCGTTGCGCGCGGAGTGACCGCTCGACGGTAACCTGCGTTGGACCGTGCGGTTGCGGCGCCGGGGACTCGCGAGTCTCCGGCGCTGTGTATATTGTGCCTGCCGCCAGCCAGCCCACGAGGAGCCGTCGTGTCCAGCATCCTTCCGGTCATCCACCAGGTCCCGCTGCCGCTCGATCGGATCATCCTGCGGGACCCCCCGAGCGCCGAAGCGATCGAGATGGACGTGCTGATCGTAGGAGCCGGGCCCGCGGGGCTCTCCTGCGCCATCGAGCTGGCCCGGCTGGCCAAGCAGGACGGCCAGGAGGCGGCGGAGCTCAACATCGGCGTGCTGGAGAAGGCAGAGAGCCTCGGCGAGCACAGCCTCTCGGGCGCGGTCGTCAACCCGAGTGCCTTTCGCGAGCTCTTTCCGGACGGCGTGGCCAGCAGCCTGCCATTCCGTCAGCCGGTGGGTGAGGAAGCGGTGTACTTCCTCACCGAGCGGCGGGCGCAGCGGATCCCCACACCGCCTACCATGCACAACAGCGGTTACTACACGGCGTCGATCTGCGAGATCGTCCGCTGGCTGGGGGAGCGAGCGGAAGAGCTGGGGGTCAATCTGTTTCCCGGCTTTCCGGTGGACGCGCTGCTGGTGGAGGGAGAGCAGGTGCGCGGCGTCCGCACGGCGCCGTCCGGCCTCGACCGCGAGGGCAAGCCGACGGCGGCGTTCGCCGAGCCAACCGACCTCACGGGGCGGGTGACGGTGGTGGCGGAGGGCACCCGCGGGGCATTGGGCCAGGCCTGGCGCCAGTGGCAGCGGGTCGGGTCGCCCAACCCGCAGATCTTCGCGCTCGGCGTCAAGGAGGTATGGGAGACCAGACGTCCGCTGGACCGGGTGATCCATACCCTGGGGTGGCCGTTGCCGACCGATGCGTTCGGCGGCAGCTGGATGTATCCGATGGGGCCGAACCAGGTGTCGCTCGGTCTCGTGGTCGGACTGGACTACCACGACGCGAGCCTCGACGTGCACGAGCTGCTGCAGGGGATGAAGCTCCATCCGCTGTTCCGGGCGCAGCTGGAGGGCGGCCAGCTGCTCGAGTGGGGAGCCAAGACGATTCCCGAGGGCGGCTACCACGCGCTGCCCGAGCGGCTGAGCGGCGACGGCGTGCTCTTCGTGGGCGACACGGCGGGACTGGTGGATGTGCCCTCGCTGAAGGGGATCCACTACGCCATGCAGTCGGGCATCTTCGCCGCCCGCGCGGTGTACGCCGCGCTCAAGCGTGGCGACGTGGGCCGGGGTGCTCTCGCGAGCTACGATCGGATGGTGCGCGAGAGCTACATCGCGGGAGACCTGTACCGTACGCGGAACATGCGGCTGGCGTTCAAGGACGGGCTGTATGCGGGGGGGATCAAGGCCGGGCTGATGACCGTCACCGGAGGCAGGTTTCCGGGCGGCAAGATCGACATGCCGGAGGACGCCGCGATACCGAGGAGAGTGAGCGCCGAGCGGGCGTTCGTGCCGGACGGAACCCTCACGTTCAGCAAGATGGACGCGGTGTTCAAGTCGGGCAATGCGACGCGCGACACCATTCCCTCGCACTTGCTCGCCGGCTCCGATATCAGCGCGGAGGTGGCCGAGTTCTATGCGCACGTCTGCCCGGCGGGCGTCTACGAGCGGGTGGGCGACGGCCTCAGGGTCAATCCGCCCAACTGCGTCGACTGCAAGGCGACCGACGTGGTCGGCCCTCGGTGGACACCGCGCGAAGGCGGCAGCGGGCCCAAATACCGGGGGATGTAGCAGGGGCGGGATTCACGCGGGGCGGGGTGTATCCTGCCGGCGTCGCCCCGCCAGGGCCGGCCCCAGGACGCGGATCGAACGCTGCCGCGGCTTGCAGCGCCTCAACCGACGCTCGGCGAGCAGGTTGGCGGCTCGTGCCGAGGGCCCTCAGCCGGTCGATGACAGAAACTGGACGGCGTCTGCTTCCTGCGGATTGCGTGGCACGGGGATGATGGACAAACTGGACATGAACCCCCGCTCCTCACCGGAGAAACGGATGCATTCGCGTCGAGGTTTCACCGCAGGATCGCTGCTGGTGCTGCTATCGCTGGCGCTTCCCGCGCCGGCGCAGGGCCAGACCACGACGGCGGCCTCCTGGCAGACGAGCCCCGCCTCGCTGCTCAAGAATACGCTCCGGGCAGTGGGCGCCGCACAGGCGCGTTTCCGTCTCTCCAACCGGACGTACGCGCCGTCCGCCGAGGTGCTCGAGCTGCGGCCGGAGTCGGGGGTGCGGGTGGAGATCCTTGCCGCGAGCGCCACCGGCTGGCAGGCCAAAGCCACCTACCAGGGGCAGCCGGGGCGGAGCTGCGTGATGTTCGCAGGCTCCGTCGATGGCGCCGAGGCGCCGAGGACCGACGAGGATCACGAGATGGCGGGCGAGGAAGGCGTGCCGCTCTGCGATTGGATGCGCTAACTGTCCCCCAGCACCTTGATGATCACCCGCTTCCGCCGCTGCCCGTCCCACTCGCCGTAGAACACCCGCTGCCAGGGGCCCAGATCCAGCTTGCCCGCGGTGACCGGCACGATCACCTCGTGTCCCACCGTCAGGCTCCGGAGGTGGGCGGCCGCGTTGTCCTCGCCGGTTTCGTTGTGGTGATAGCGGTCGGGATCCCACGGCGCGACCGTCTCCTCCAGCCAGGCGAGAATGTCCTGCCAGAGGCCCGACTCGTGGTCATTGACGAAAACCGACGCGCTGATGTGCATGGCGGAGACCAGGACGAACCCTTCCGTCACTCGACTCACCCGCACCTGCTCCGCGACCTCGTCGGTGATGTCGATGATCTCCTGGCGCTTCCTGGTCTCGAACCAGAGATAGTGGGTGTGGGCAACCATCAGCGCAGCAGCTCCTCCAGCCGGACCGCCGTCTCGGTTCGCTCGTCCCGGTACTTGATGATCACCGGCGTGTAGAGTCCGATCCCCGCCTCCCGCCCCGCGCCCACTTTGACCGGCCGGGTGCCTGGCACCACCACCGCACCCGCGGGGATCTCGAGCGGGCGGTCGCCGTCCCGGCGGTAGACCCGGTCATGCACCAGGTCGAACACGGCCGTCCCGCCC
Encoded proteins:
- a CDS encoding ABC transporter permease, yielding MAGFRLQHGPQRVARDVEAELAFHLDMRVQRLIERGLDPATARAQALRQFGDWDQVRGELLAIDAQREKTLRRANYLAELRQDTVYAVRALRHNLGFALVVVLSLAIGIGANTAIFTLIDALLLRPLPVPDADQLVVIGDPRRTNSVSDGSLRTDLFSYPVYTDLSRDPQLLRGLAATGRTGRLDLTDATASGPPGAGSESAEAEHPRGRLVSGNYFAVLGVPTLIGRPLTVDDDRAAGGSPVAVISYAYWQRRFDGDRGVLGRSLTINHVPVTVVGVTPPGFHGEVVGRMTDIWMPLTMQPALAKQDWLAAPNQSWLLLVGRRSPDVTLAQVRAAYPTIVRRALAASDPSAAAAAGLAEQEVSVDAGARGLSPIRELYAEPLATLMAAVCLVLLVVCANVANLLLARGAARERELSVRMALGAGRVRLVRQLLTESLILSTLGGAAGLLLAIWGSEALLKLAANGAGAIPLDVRMDWRVLGFTALVTGVTAVLFGLAPALRATRVELGTSLRAGGRGTTGGLLGGPGRIGAGKLLVVLQVALSVILLVGTGMLIRSTRALTNVDPGLARDRLLIVTVDAAPTGLEGERLAQLARVLLERVRSIPGVAAATFSENGIFSGTESAVTFQVAGFTPRTEDDTTANYDRVGPGYVTAVGARLLAGRDFTDRDDERAPRVAMVNATMAAFYFPHGEAIGRRIRVDSADYEIVGVVADTKDHQLRQVPARRMYLPAYQVAPMPLEFNFELRATGDPAQLAATVQRELSSVNASLLVLNNDPLTTLMRQSISQDLLVARVASFFGALALGLAALGLYGVTMYATLRRTGEFGLRMALGADGARVRAMVLREALTLVAGGTLVGVPLALLASRLLRNQLYGVEPIDLPSIAAALGVLAVCAAIAGYLPAARAARVGPLEALRAE
- a CDS encoding electron-transfer flavoprotein:ubiquinone oxidoreductase, with the translated sequence MSSILPVIHQVPLPLDRIILRDPPSAEAIEMDVLIVGAGPAGLSCAIELARLAKQDGQEAAELNIGVLEKAESLGEHSLSGAVVNPSAFRELFPDGVASSLPFRQPVGEEAVYFLTERRAQRIPTPPTMHNSGYYTASICEIVRWLGERAEELGVNLFPGFPVDALLVEGEQVRGVRTAPSGLDREGKPTAAFAEPTDLTGRVTVVAEGTRGALGQAWRQWQRVGSPNPQIFALGVKEVWETRRPLDRVIHTLGWPLPTDAFGGSWMYPMGPNQVSLGLVVGLDYHDASLDVHELLQGMKLHPLFRAQLEGGQLLEWGAKTIPEGGYHALPERLSGDGVLFVGDTAGLVDVPSLKGIHYAMQSGIFAARAVYAALKRGDVGRGALASYDRMVRESYIAGDLYRTRNMRLAFKDGLYAGGIKAGLMTVTGGRFPGGKIDMPEDAAIPRRVSAERAFVPDGTLTFSKMDAVFKSGNATRDTIPSHLLAGSDISAEVAEFYAHVCPAGVYERVGDGLRVNPPNCVDCKATDVVGPRWTPREGGSGPKYRGM
- a CDS encoding secondary thiamine-phosphate synthase enzyme YjbQ — its product is MVAHTHYLWFETRKRQEIIDITDEVAEQVRVSRVTEGFVLVSAMHISASVFVNDHESGLWQDILAWLEETVAPWDPDRYHHNETGEDNAAAHLRSLTVGHEVIVPVTAGKLDLGPWQRVFYGEWDGQRRKRVIIKVLGDS